Below is a genomic region from Amycolatopsis sp. 195334CR.
CGGTGACCTGGTCCGCTGGGCGCCCGAGGGCGAACTCGAGTTCATCGGCCGTGCCGACGACCAGGTGAAGATCCGCGGGTTCCGGATCGAGCCGGGTGAGGTGGAAGCCGCGCTCGACGCGCATCCGGACGTCGCGCACACGGTGGTGCTGGCGCGGGAGGACCAGCCGGGCGTCAAGCGACTGGTGGCCTACGTGGTGCCGGTGTCCTTTGTGGATCCTGTGGCACTGCGTGCCTTCGCCGCGGAGCGGCTGCCCGCCCACATGGTGCCCGCGGCGGTGGTGGTGCTCGACGAGTTCCCGCTGACGCCCAACAGCAAGGTCGACCGGAAGGCGCTGCCCGCACCGGAGTTCGCCGGTGAGGCCGAGTACGTGGCGCCGGGCGGGGGCGCGGAGGCCGTGCTCGCCGAGATCTGGTCGGATCTTCTCGGCCGGGACCGGATTGGCGTGCACGACAACTTCTTCGACCTCGGTGGCGATTCGATCCTGAGCATCCAGGTGGTCTCGCGGGCTCGCGAACGGGGACTGCGCCTGTCGTCCCAGGAGGTGTTCCGCCACCCGACGATCGCCGCGCTGGCCGGGGTCGCCACCGCCGCCGAGGAAGCGGCGGACGACCAGCCGGTCAGCGGTGCCGTGCCGCTGACCCCGATCCAGCGCTGGTTCTTCGAAACCAGGGCGCACGCCCCGGACCGGTTCGACATGCCGTTGTTCCTGGAGCTGGCGCCGGGCGTCGACGAGCACGCGCTGCGAGCGGCGGCCGGCGCCCTGCTGGCGCACCACGACGCGCTGCGGATGCGGTTCGCGTTCGAGGACGGTGAATGGACGCAGTACAACCTGGCGGAGGACACGCTGTGGTTCTCCACTGTGGACGTTTCAGAGACGGACCTCGAAGCCGCGATTCGTGAGGCTCGTACCGGGTTGAGCATCATCGACGGGCCGATGATCCGGTTCGTCTTGTTCGACGCCGGACCCGGGGAACCGGCGCGGTTGCTCGTGGTGGCGCACCACCTCGTGGTCGACGGGGTGTCCTGGCGGGTGCTGCTGGCCGACCTGGAGTCGGGCTACCGGCAGGCGTCGCGCGGGGCCGAGATCGACCTGGGCGCGCGGACCACCTCCTTCCAGGACTGGTCGCGCCGGCTGGCCGAGCACACCGCGAACGGCGGGCTCGACGAGGAAGTGGCCTACTGGAACGAGGTCCGGGCGGTGCGCGTGCCGGACCTGCCCGCCGATCCCGCCGGGCGCAACACCATCGACCTGCGGGACGGGGTGGCCGCCGAGCTGACCGAGGCGGAGACCACCGCGCTGCTGCAGGCCGTGCCCGGCCGGTACCGCACGCAGGTCAACGACGTGCTGGTCGCCGCGCTGGCCGGGGCGGTGGCGGACTGGGCCGGAGTCGACCGCGTGCTGCTCAACCTGGAAGGGCACGGCCGGGAGGAGATCCTGGAGGAGGTGGACCTGTCCCGCACCGTCGGCTGGTTCACCACCATGTACCCGGTGGCGGTCGAGGTGCCCGGCGGCCGGACGTGGGACGGCCTGATCCGCTCGGTCAAGGCCGGGCTGCGCCGGGTGCCGCAGCGGGGGATCGGGTACAGCCTGCTGCGTTACGGGACCGGTGGTTCGCGGTTGGCGCCGGGGGCCGAACCGCAGATCGGCTTCAACTACCTCGGCAAGTTCGATCCCGGCGCGTCCGACGGCGTGATCGTTGGCGCGCTGCCGGTGCCGCACCTGCCCGAGGCGCCCGAGGTCGCGCCGCACCTGCTCGACGTGGTCTGCCGGGTGGCAGGCGGCCGGTTCTCCGTGGAGATCGCATACTCCAGGGAGAAGTTCGGCGCGGCGGCGATGCGGGAGCTGGCCGACGGGTTCGTCGGTGCCCTGCGTGCGGTGATCGAGCGGCGCTGACGCGAAACGGCCCGCCGGTGCGAAACCGGCGGGCCGTTCCGGGGCGGACGATCAGCGGAACTGCGAGAAGTACTGGTACTGGCTGGGCAGGGTGTCCACCAGGCTGGTGGCCTTGTCGCGGATCAGCTGGAACTCCTTGCGTGCCGCGGTGTCGTCGAGCAGGTCCAGTGCGGGGGAGGGGTGGACGGGGATGGCGCCACCGCCGAGCAGGATGCACATGTAGGAGTACGGCGGCAGGCCGTGGTAGTTCGGGAAGACGTTCTCGGAGTCGGGCAGCTTCGCCTGCCACCGCTCCAGCCGTTCGGCGAGCTGGTCGGGCACCGCGCGGGTCTTGGTGTCCTTCCAGTACGGCGTGTCCGCCTTGGCGGCGGCCTGGTAGTGCAGCACCAGGAACTCGCGCACGCCGTCCATCACGTTGCGGATGGCGGAGTTGTAGAGGTCGCGCAGGCGCGGATCCCAGTTGTCGCCGGGGAAGAACTTGACCAGCTGCTCGATCGCGTGGTGGATGAAGAAGATCCCGGTGGACTCCAGCGGCTCGACGAACCCGCTGGACAGGCCGACGGCCACGCAGTTGCGCACCCAGGAGTTGCGGGTGCGGCCGATCCGCATGGTGATGTGGTTGGCTTCCGCATCCTCGGCGGCCGGGCCGACGAAGGCGCGTAGCGTGCGCTCGGCCTCCTCGGGGTCGCAGTAGTCCTTGGCGTAGACGTAACCGGTGCCGATGCGGCCCTGCAGCGGGATGGTCCAGATCCAGCCGGAGTCCTGCGCGGTGGCCGTGGTGCACGGGCGGATGCCGCGCTTCTCCATGTCCAGCGGCACCTGGAGGGCGACCGCGCTGTCGTTGGGCAGGTGCTCCTGGTAGGACTCGAACGGCTCGCCGAGTGCCTTGTTGATCAGGAGCCCGCGGAAGCCGGTGCAGTCGATGAACAGGTCGCCGGTGATCGGGCCGTGGTCCTTGGTGACGATGTGGTCGATCCAGCCGCGCTCGTCCAGCGACACGTCCACCACGTCGTCGACGAGGTGCCGGGCACCGCGCCGGGTGGCGTAACCGGTCAGGTACTTGGCCAGCAGCGCCGCCTCGAAGTGGTAGGCGTAGGGGAACTGGGTCTTGCCCTGGTGCTCGGACATGGTGGTGCGCACCGCGTCCACGCCGCTGCCCTCGACGTACTCCTGGTCGATCAGGCTGCCGTCGAGGAAGCGCGGGCTGCGTTCCTCGTCGCAGAGCGCGGCCATGACGAAGCAGTCGCGGTCGAACCGCGCGCCGGGCCGGAGGCGGAGCCACCAGTCGGTCAGCGCGAACCCGTCCACCGTCGGCATCTGCTCGAACGGGTGGTAGAAGTGGTGGCCGGGTTTGCGCCAGTTCTCGAACCGCACGGCCAGTTTGTAGGTCGCGTTGCAGGCGGGCATCCACTCCCGTTCCTCCAGCCCGAGGAACTGGAAGAAGTGCCGGATGTCGCTGAAGGTGGCTTCGCCGACCCCGATCGTGCCGACCTTGCCCGATTCGACCAGGGTGACGTCGATCCGGTCCTTGAAGGCGGCCCGCAAGTAGGCGGCCGTCATCCAGCCGGCGGTACCACCGCCCACGATGACAATGCTCTTCGGCATCGGTGACTCCATTTTTCCTCGGAGGTCAATTCACCGCGAGAGCCTATTTCGGGCAGCATCGGCGAGCGACGGGCTTAAGCCTCGGCTAAAGTCCCGCGCCCGTTCGGCGGACTCCAGGTTCCCATGCGCGCCAGCCGGTTGACCAGCGTCGGCGGCGAACAGTGCGGGAGGCTATCCCCGTGCGGTAGCCCAGCCTGTACCCGGAATGAGGGGGCTGGTACTGGTGCCGTTCCACTGCGTGACGGATATGTTTCCGAGGAACGAATGGGGTGCCATGTATGCGCTGGAAATGGACACCGTGAGCAAGAACTTCGGGCCGGTCACCGCGCTCGACCGGATCAGCATCGGGGTGGCACGGGGTAGTTTCACCGCGGTCGTCGGCCGCGCCGGGTCGGGCCGGAGCACCCTGCTGCGGTGCGCGGCGGGGTTGTCCGCGCCGACTTCGGGCACGGTGTGGCGCGACGGGTCGGCGGTGGAGCTGGCCGTGCCGGGCGGGCCGGGGGAGCCGGGCACCCCGGCCGGTCCGGCCGGGGCGTGGCACGAGGAGGTGGTGACCGGCCTCGGCCTGGGCGACGCGGCGTCGGACCACGACGCCAGGGCGCGCCTGGCGCGGGCCCTGCTGCGCCGCCCGGGCCTGCTGTTGGTCGACGAGCCGACGCGCGGGGTCGGCACCGGCTACCGGAGCGGCGCCATCCGCCTGCTCCGGCGGCTGGTCGACCGGTACACCAGGACGGTGCTGGTCACCACCGCCGACCCCGCGGTGGCGGCGGCGGCCGATGTCGCGCTTTTCCTGGAAGGCGGCCGGTTCGTCGACGCCATCGACACCCCGACGGTGGGCCAGGTGGCGGGCCGCCTGACCGGGCGCCGGTGACTCGCTCGGACCTGATGGCGGGCGGACCCTGGTGATCCGGCCGGACTCCGATGGCGGGCCGCCCGGCGGGGCGCCGGTGATCCGGTCGGATTCCGATGGCGGGCTGCCTGGCTGGGTGCCAGTCCGAGTCCGATGGCTGGCCACCTGGCCGGGCGCCGGTGATCCGGCCGGACCCCGATGGCGGGCCGCCTGGCTGGGTGCCGGTCCGAGTCCGATGGCAGGTCGGCTGGCTGGGCGACGGTGGTCCGGTCGGATTCCGATGGTGGGCCGCCTGGTGGGGTGCCGGAGACGGGGTCAGACTCCGACGGCCACCGGGTTGTCGGCGGGCGGGCTGCCCAGTGCCTCACAGAGGTCCGGTGCGTCGAAGCCGTTGAGCAGCGCCAGGCCGAGCGGGGTGAGTGTGTGCAGCGCGGTGTTGAGTCGCCGGTGGGTGGTGATCAGGCCCGCCTCGCGCAGCACCGCGGTGTGCTGGCTCGCCGCGGCCGCGGAGATGTTGATCCGCCGCGCGAGTTCGCTGGTGGTGCAGCTCTCGGTCAGCGTGCGGATGATCGCCGCCCGGGTGCGGCCCACCAGCGCGCCCAGCGGCCGCGCGGATTCGGCGGCGGTCGCGGTGCCCCACAGGCCACCGGCCGCCGAGCGGTCGATCGGCACCGGGAACGCCAGCGTCGGCGGCCTGCCGTCACCGGCGGTGTCGATCAGCACGCCGGGCCGGTCGGCCAGGAACAACGACGGCACCAGCACCAGGCCGCGCCCGTCCAGCACCACCTCCTGGTCACGCGGGCTGGGAATGGACAGCGTCGGGCACGACCACTGCACGGTCGGGTGCAGGATCTCCAGGAACCGCTCGATCCCACCACCGAGGATGACCCGGCCGCGGGCGGCGGTGTCCGCCTCGACCTGCGCGCGCAGCCGCGCCCAGTACGGCGCGACGGCCACCTTGTGGAACGCGTGGATCGCGCTGAGCACGTTGTGCCGCTTGGCTTTCGCCAGTTTGCCGGTCGGATCGGGGCACGCGCCCGGGTGCTCGACCATGGCCAGCAGGTCGGGCACCGGGCGCACCACTCTGGCCAGGTTCACCAGAGAGCGTCCCCGCTGTCCCAGCCGGGCGTGCGTGCGCTCGCGCCAGGCGGCGAACTCGTCGCCGCCGCCGTTGCGGGCGAGCAGTTCGACCGCGAACAGCGTCTCGGCCACCGGGTCGACCGTGCTCGCGATTCTGGTGCGCGCCAGGTCTTCCACCGTGAAACGAAGGTGATACATCCGCCGATCCCCCAAGAGTTGTGGTGCGTGGCTGACAAACGGCCGGTCCGCCGCAGCCTTCCCCAGTGCGGCCGCGAACCGCTATCGACGACTGTCGTGGTGAAACCCCGGCCAGTCAGGGTAGCGGGTGGCTCCCGGTTTCGTCGGCCATTTACGCGAGCCGGCCGATGCTATCAGTCAATGGAAGACCGAGTAGCGGGGATTCTCAGATTCCGGGAGGATTTCTCGATGATTCCGCTGTTGTTCAATTCGGTGTACAGCTGTTCTCGTCACCGGGGTATTTAAGATGTCCGGAACGAGTTTGGTCCGAAGCTATCACCACGTTCGCCCGGGTGCGAGACGGCAGGCTATCCCTGTGCGGGTACAGCTGGCTATACCTCTTCCTGGCGTTCGGGGTGCGCACGATCGGGTAATTCCGAGGGGTTGTCAATACGACGGCAGGGCGTTTTTTCTGGCAGTCGGTGAAACGTGGAGTATCACGAATTCGTACGCGCGCGGAAACGGTGGGTGATCTTCCGGCGAAATGTCACGCAGCGGGGGTGGATGATCACCGGTGGTACTGGCGGACGGCCGGACCCGGGTCGGTGCCCTCGACCATGGCGGTGCCGAGCGGGGTACGCAGGTGCCTGGCCACCCCGTCCACCCGGCGGCTGACGACCAGCCCGGACGCGCGCAGCACGGCCAGGTTCCGCAGCGCGAGGTCGGCCGGGATGCCGGTGAGCTCGACCAGTTCCGCGGTGGTGCGCGGGGCGGCCAGCCCGTGCAGGAGGCGGGCGGGCAGCGAACCGAGCAGGTCGCGCAGGGCCCCGGTGCGCGCACTGCTCCGATCGGGTCTGGTGAACGGCGGGTACACCGGGATGGCCGTGCGGAGCAGCAGGGTCGCCGGGTGGTCCGCGGTCGGCTCCAGCAGGAGCGCCGGTCGGTCGCGCAGGAAGTGCACCGGGGACAGGCGCAGCCCGCGCCCGTCCAGCCGGATCTCCCGGTGCCGCTGGGCGGGCAGCGCCAGCACCGGGTTCCGCCAGTGCACGCCCGGGTCCAGTGTGCCCAGCAGGTGGTCGAGCCCGCTGGTGAGCAGCGTGTGCAGCCGGATCTCGTGATCGGCCTGCACCCGCGCGACGACCTGGTCCTGGTACGGCGCCACGGCGATCCGGTGGAACTCGTCGAGCGCGCGCCGGAGGTGGTGCGGTTCCGCGGGATCGGCGCGCCGCGCCATCGCCAGCATGTCCGGCACCGGGCGGAGCACCCGCGCGAGGTTGACCAGCGAACGCGCCTGCATCGGCAGTTCGGCCGCGGTGCGCTCCCGCCAGGCGGCGAACCGCCTGCCGCCGCCGCGGCCGGCGAACAGGTCCAGTGCCAGCACGGTTTCCAGCACCCGGTCCGGGGCCGGCCCGAGCGTGGTTCTGAGCAGGTCGTCGTCGGTGAACCGGATGTGCAACATGCTCCCCCAGCCGATGCCCATGACGCGGTTTTCGCCGGATGCGGTGATCACCGGCGGGACCGAGCTTAACCCGTTGCCGACGGCCCGTGGTACGGCCGAAAGCCGGGGTGCGTTCGCCGGTGATCTGCTCAGCGAAAAGGTTTTCGCGGGCCGGGGAGAACGCTACCGTTGGCCGGGCGCCCGCACACGACACGCGTTCGGGGAACAAATCGCGGCCGGTGCGCGCTGGGGGGTTTCATCGGCGAACCGTGAAGGGGGAGCGGTGCGTCCGGATCAGGACGTGGCGGAACCGGGAACGGGCGGGGTTTCGCGTCCGGCGAGAAGGGCGTTGCGGCAGGTCTGCGCGCGCGTCGCGGTGGTTTTCCGATTGTCCGCGGCGGGGTGCGCGCTGGTCGCCGCGCCGGCCGGTTTTGCGCCACCGGCGAATTCCCGCGCAGTGGCCGCCGCGGTGGTACTGCTGGTGTGCTGGGCGGCGGTGTTCGCGCACCAGGTCCGCCGCCGCGGGCTGCGGCCGTGGCTGGCGGCCGTGGACGTCGGACTGGTCGCGGTGCTCTGCGGGGCGCAGTCCTGGTTGCTGCCCGCGGCCGCGCTGCCCGGCGGTGGCGCCACCGGCTGGGTGGTGATGGTGGCCAGCAGTTCGGTTTTCGTGGCGCAGTTGGCCCTGCGCCCGGTCGCCGGGCTGACCGCGACGGCGGTGGTGGTCACCGGGTACTGCGCGGGCGCGCCGTCGAGCCCGGACATGCTGGTGGTGCTGGGGTGCCAGGGTGTGCTGCTGGCCGGTGCGGTGCACCTGCTCCGCCAGGCGGGCGACGCGGCCGATCTGGCCTGGGCGGAGCGGTCGGCGCACCGGGTGCGCGCCACCGTGGACGCGGCGGTGCGCGCGGACGAACTGGCGAACCAGCGTCGCCTGCACGACACCGGCTTGGCCACGCTGACCATGGTGGCCACCGGCGCGATCGCCAGCAGTTCGCCCGCGCTGCGCGAGCGAGCCGACGCCGACGCCGATGTGGTGGCGGCACTGCGTACGCGGCCGACCGTGCGCGAAGAGGAGAGTGGCGACACAGCCCGGCTGGATCTCGCGCTGCGTGCGGCCGGGCTGATTCCCCGTCCCGGTCTGCCCGAGCTCCGGGTCGATCTCGACGTGCGGCCGATCACCCTTCCCGCCGGCGTGGTGGCCGCGTTCGCCGACGCCACCGCCGAAGCGCTGACCAACGTCGCGCGGCATTCGGGGGAATCACGGGCCCGCGTGTCCGTGCGACCGGGCCGGGGAACCGTGGTGGAGATCGAGGATTCCGGCGTCGGCTTCGATCCGGCCGCGGTCCCGGCGGCGAGCCGCGGGCTCCGGCTCTCGGTGGTCGAGCGCCTGCGGGCGGCGGGCGGGCACGCGGAAATACGGTCCGGCGGCGGAACGGGCACGGTGGTCCGGTTGCGGTGGCCCGATGTCCGGTGAGGCGCGCGCGCCGGTGGCGGTCTTCCGCTACCGGCGGATCGTCGAGCTGTCGGTGATCGCGGTCGCGGTGAGCTGGCACTTCGGGGTGAACCTCGGCCAGCTGGCAGGGCATCTGCCCGCCTACCGGAATCCGGTGCTGCCGCTGGTTTCCTGGTGCGGGCTGGGGGTGATCACCGCGGTCGGCGGGGCCTCGCTGTTCCGCGGTGGCCGGGGATCGCGCCTGGCCGGTCCGCTCGCCGTGGTGGCGCTCGCGTGCAGCGGCCTGACCACCGCGGCGAGCCTGCCCGGTGACGTGATCGGGCCGCTGAGCTGGTCGTGGGGCACGGTCGGCTGGTGCGGGCTGGTGCTCCTGCTGCGACGGCCGTCGTGGGCGCTCGCGGCGTTCTTCGCCGGCAACATCGGCCTGACCGCGGCGTTCCTGGCCGGGGCGGGCCAGTTCGACCGGGTGGCCGCGGCGCGCTTCCTCACCGTGGTCTGTACCACCACCGGCATCCAGCTGTGCGTGGTGCTGATGGACCGGCTGATGCGCCGGATCACGCTGCGCGCGGTGAACGCCGACGACGAGCGGGTGCGGCTGCTCGCGGCGAGCATCGCCGCGCGGCAGGTCCACCTGCGGCGCCGGTCGCGGTACGCCTACCTGGCCGCCGAGTTCGAGCCGCTGCTGCGCGGCCTCGCCGACGGCGGCCTCGACCCGGCCGATCCCGCCGTGCAGCACCGGTGTGCGCTCTCCGCCGCGCGGATGCGGCGGCTGTGGGCGGAAACGGACGAGACCGTCGACCCGCTGCTGCACGAACTCCGTGCCTGCGCGGACATCGCCGAGCGGCGCGGGGTGGCGGTCGAATTCCTGACTTCGGGGCCACTGCCCGTTCTCCCGCCGGAGAGCAGGCGGCTGCTCACCGAGGCACCGCTGGAAGTGCTGACCGCGGCGCGCACGCGGGCCCGCGTGACCGTGCTGGGCGATGCGGACGCGATCACCCTGAGCGTGGTGGCCGACGTCGACCCGGCGACCGCGATTCCGCCGCGGGAGCACCGGAAACTGACCGTCACCGCGCAATGGGAGGAGGACGAGCTGTGGATCGAAGCGCGCTGGGCACTCCCATCCGCGTTGTCGTCGTCGACGACCACCCCGTCGTGATCGAGGGTGTCCGCGCCTGGCTGGCGCGGGAACCCCGGGTCCGGGTGGTGGCGGCGGTCGACTCGCCGGAGGACCTGGACCGGGAGTCGCTGGCGGCCGCCGACATCGCCCTGCTCGACCTCAACCTCGGCGGGCGGACGCGGTTCGACAACATCGGCAGGCTCACCGGCGCCGGGCTCAAGGTGATCGTCTATTCGCAGTTCACCGACCAGGACACCGTGCTGCGCGTGCTGTCCTCCGGTGCCAGGGAGTTCGTCGCGAAGAACGAGGGCGGCGAGCACCTGCTGGGCGTGGTGCTGGCGGTGGCGACCGACGAGCCCTACGTCACGCCGACCACGGCCGGTGCGCTCGTGGCCGACGACGCGGCCGACCGCCCCCGGCTCTCGGAGCGGGAGCGGACCGCGCTGCTGCTGTGGTTCCAGTCGAAGTCGAAGGCCGCGGTGGCCAGGCGGATGCGGGTTTCCCCGCACACGGTGGACATGTTCATCCGGCGGGCCCGGCTGAAGTACAGCCAGGCGGGCCGGTCCGCGCACACGAAGTCGGATCTGCTGGCCCGGGCGATCGAGGACGAGCTGGTGCGCCCGGAGGACCTACTGGACGACACCACCGGCGGCGACTGAGCCCGGTGCGCCGAGGAGTTCGCGGCGGCGCACCAGGAGCAGCATCGGCCCGGTCATGGCGGTGGTGACCAGCGCCATCACCACCAGGGCGAGGAACACCGCCGGGGAGAGGATGCCCGCGCTGTACCCGGCTTGCAGCACCACGAGTTCGGTGAGGCCACGGGTGTTGAGCAGGACGCCGACGGTGGTGGCGACGGGTTTGCTTTCCCCGCCCAGTCGGGCGCCGAGCAGTCCGCCGCCGAGCTTGCCCGCGACGGCCAGCACCACGGCGGGGACGATCAGTTCCGCGTGCAGCGCCGGCGTGGACCGGGTGAACACGTCGATCCCGGCCACGACGAAGAACACCGGCACCAGCGCGCGCCCGACCCGGCTGACCCGGTGCACGATGGCGGCCCAGGCGTCGCCGCCCGGGATGGCGAGGCCGACGAGCACCGCGCCGATCACCCCGGTGAGCCCCCAGTGCTCCAGCGTGGTGGCGGTGGCCAGGGCGATCCCGGCCAGGAAGAGCGCGGTGGTCCGGGGGAAGCGCGCCGGGGTCCAGGTCCCGAGCAGCCGCCGGCTCAGCAGGGCCAGGCCGAGTCCGGCGGCCAGGACGGCGAGGGCGATCCCGGCGTCGGCCAGCCCGTTGCCCGCAACGCCGATGGCGAGGCCGAGCATCAGCCACGAAATGCCGTCGATGATCACGGCGGTGGTCATGGAGAGCCGTCCGGCCCGGGTGTCGGCGAGCGAGTGCTCGGTGAGGATCCTGGCCAGCACGGGAACCGCGGTGACGGACAGGGCGACCGCCATCATCAGGACCAGCGCGAGCGGTGACGACCCGCCGCGCAGTTCCGGTCCGCCCGCCAGCAGGAGCCAGCCGCCGAGGGCCGCGCCGAGCAGCAGCGGGGGCAGCAGGGCGCCGCCGACGGTCCAGCCGACCGCGCGTTTCGGCAGCCCGGACCGCCCGAGCTGGAGGTGGTGCGCCACGCCGACGAGGTAGAGCGCGAGACCGGCCTGGCCCGCGACGCGGAGGCCGTCGGAGACGGAGCCAGGCAGCACGACGTCGAAGCCGGACCGCCCGGCGATGGCGATGATCACCGGCCCGGTGACCAGTCCGGCGAGGATTTCGCCGATCACGGGTGGTTGCCGCAGCAGTTTCGCCAGTGCGCGGGCCAGGTGCGCGAACAGCAGCACGACCGCCACGGCCGCGGCGAGGTGCAGCAGGAATCCGGGTTCGGGTAACCGCATGGCGACCGCTTTCGTATTCGGCGAAGAAGGGCGGGTCGTGCGGTTACGCTAGATTCGCCGGGCAGGTGGCGGCCACGTGCTTAAGGGATCCGCGAAATGCGCTGGCCCGGCCCACGTGGACGTGGCGTGGGGGAGTCGCGAGTCCACGCGGGCCGGCGGCGACGGTCTTGCGGGAACCGTCGCCCGCTTTGTGCCCCGATAGTGCGGCGCCAGGCCATTTTATGAGTGGCCGGGAGACCGGCACCAGGTAGCAGGCCGGAGCTTCGGGGGTATAGCGGGCAGTACCCCAGGCCGCCGCGGGGCGCCGGACAATTCAGCTTCGTTACGGTTCGCGATTTCCGGTTAATAGGTGATGTTTTACTCTGGTCACGCGCTATCGGTACGGGTATAAGGTCGAGATGGAATCGGATCGGGCCCGCGGGAAGCCGATCACCCGGGTGCCCGGCCGCCGGTGCCAGCCGGTCACCCCGATCGAGGTTTACTCGCGAGTTCTTGATCGAATAGGGTGGTGGGGCCGATGCGGCTACGGTGGGCTTCGGCTCCGAAAGGACAGCGATGATCCATCAGGCGGGAGCCAGGTCGTATGAGCATTCCTCCGACCTGGCGGCCGGCGCGGCCGACGCCACCGTGAACTACGCCCTCGAACTGGACGCCGTCACCTGGGGCACCGGGGACCGGCCGGTGCTGGCCGGGGTGACGATCGGACTGGCCGAGGGCAGTTTCACCAGCCTGTTCGGCCGTCCGGGCGCGGGCAAGAGCACGGTGCTCGCCTGCGCCGCCGGGATCGAGCGGCCCGAGTCGGGCTCGGTGTGGCTCTACGACCGGGAAGTGACCGAGTACGAGCCGGGCGATCGCCCGCTGGCGCTGCTCACCGGCGATCTCCGGCCCGATCCGGCGAGAACGCTGCGCGAGCAGCTGAACGGCGGTGGGGACACCGCGTGGACCGAGGCGCTGGCGGGCTGGCTCGACCTGGGCGGGTCGCTCGACAGCTACCCCGGTGAGGTCTCCGCCGAGGTGGGTCACCGCGCCGCCGTGGCCGCCGCGCTGGCCTCCCGGCCGGGCGTGGTGCTGGCCGATGAGCCTTCCGATGAGCGGGTGGTTCGGCTGATGCGCAGGCTGGTCGATCTCCACGAGCGTACGGTGCTGGTGGCGACCGCCGATCCGGTGGTGGCCGCCACCGCCGACGTGGTGGTGTTCCTGGGTGAAGGCCGGTTGGTCGACGCCGTGAGCGCCCCTTCGGCCGAGTTGATCGAGGGCTATCGGGAGTAGCCGGGCACCAAGGGGGGAGGGGGCGTGCTGCTGCGCATCGTGTTCGAGCGCGCCGATCTGCAACGGGTCCGCATCGCGCCGGGGCCGGATCCGATGTGGGAGACGGTGCTCAGCCTGCACTGCGCGCGGGAGCGACCGGCGACCGCGCGGCTGGCCGCCTGGCGCGCGCGGGCGCGGAAACGAGTCCGCGAGGTCGAGGGGGCCCGCCGCTGGCTGAGCACGATGTTCGCGCTGGTGCCCCAGCGCGGCCCGTTCCCGGACTTCCTGACCCCCGGCGACCGGATCACCGATCTGGCCACCGGCTGCGAAGCCCTCGCCTGCACCCCGCGCGCGGCGCTGCGGGCCGACGTCGCCGCGGTGTTCGCCGACCGCCCGGCGCCGGACTGGGCCGGTGACCTCGCCGCCGGGCGCCTCGACCAGGTGCAGGCGGTGACCGAGGCGACGCGCCGGGCCCACGACCTGCTGGTGGCACCGCACTGGCCCGATCTGGCCGCCGCGGTGTCGGCCGACCGGGCCCGCCGCGCGGACACCCTGCTCACCACCGGCGTCGGCGGCATGCTCGCCGGGCTGCCCGGCGTGGTCGGCTGGGACGGCGGCGAACTGCTGATGCGCTACCCCGTCGACCGCACGGTGCACCTGTCGGGCCGCGGGCTCACCCTGGTGCCGTCCTACTTCTGCGCCGACCGCCCGGTCACCCTGATGGACCCCGACCGGGTGCCGGTGCTGGTCTACCGCGCGGCGGGGGAGGTACCGCCGGACCGCGGCGTGTCGCCGGAGCTGGTCAAGCTGCTCGGCCGCACCCGCGCGGAATGCCTGGGCGCGGTGGACGTCCCGCGCAGCACGAGCGAACTGGCCGCGCTGCTCGGCACCTCGGTCAGCGCGGCGAGCAAGCAGGCCACCGTGCTCCGCGAAGCCGGACTGCTGCGCAGTGAGCGCGACGGCGCGTCGGTGGTGCACAGCCTGACCCCGCTCGGCGCGGGGCTGCTGGACGGCCGGTACTTCGGGTGAAGTTTTCCCCGTGAGGCAAACCCGTGGCGTGCGTGCCGCGGT
It encodes:
- a CDS encoding helix-turn-helix transcriptional regulator, producing MLLRIVFERADLQRVRIAPGPDPMWETVLSLHCARERPATARLAAWRARARKRVREVEGARRWLSTMFALVPQRGPFPDFLTPGDRITDLATGCEALACTPRAALRADVAAVFADRPAPDWAGDLAAGRLDQVQAVTEATRRAHDLLVAPHWPDLAAAVSADRARRADTLLTTGVGGMLAGLPGVVGWDGGELLMRYPVDRTVHLSGRGLTLVPSYFCADRPVTLMDPDRVPVLVYRAAGEVPPDRGVSPELVKLLGRTRAECLGAVDVPRSTSELAALLGTSVSAASKQATVLREAGLLRSERDGASVVHSLTPLGAGLLDGRYFG
- a CDS encoding ATP-binding cassette domain-containing protein, which translates into the protein MIHQAGARSYEHSSDLAAGAADATVNYALELDAVTWGTGDRPVLAGVTIGLAEGSFTSLFGRPGAGKSTVLACAAGIERPESGSVWLYDREVTEYEPGDRPLALLTGDLRPDPARTLREQLNGGGDTAWTEALAGWLDLGGSLDSYPGEVSAEVGHRAAVAAALASRPGVVLADEPSDERVVRLMRRLVDLHERTVLVATADPVVAATADVVVFLGEGRLVDAVSAPSAELIEGYRE
- a CDS encoding cation:proton antiporter, whose product is MRLPEPGFLLHLAAAVAVVLLFAHLARALAKLLRQPPVIGEILAGLVTGPVIIAIAGRSGFDVVLPGSVSDGLRVAGQAGLALYLVGVAHHLQLGRSGLPKRAVGWTVGGALLPPLLLGAALGGWLLLAGGPELRGGSSPLALVLMMAVALSVTAVPVLARILTEHSLADTRAGRLSMTTAVIIDGISWLMLGLAIGVAGNGLADAGIALAVLAAGLGLALLSRRLLGTWTPARFPRTTALFLAGIALATATTLEHWGLTGVIGAVLVGLAIPGGDAWAAIVHRVSRVGRALVPVFFVVAGIDVFTRSTPALHAELIVPAVVLAVAGKLGGGLLGARLGGESKPVATTVGVLLNTRGLTELVVLQAGYSAGILSPAVFLALVVMALVTTAMTGPMLLLVRRRELLGAPGSVAAGGVVQ